TCCAACCATGGTCCGCGACGCTGCAGCCGGGGGTGCATGTGATCCCACGCCAGCGCCTCGGCCTTGCCGTAGCGGGTGGTCTCGGTCCGGCTGGTGGCATCGGGAGTGTGCCAGGTCTCGGGGCGGGCGAAGGTGAGCACGCCGCCGTGGCGGCGCGGACGCCCGCCGCGGGCGGTGGAGCGGGGCGGGCCCGGATCGCGAAGCATGACGCGGTCCGAGCGCAGCCGCACCACGATCTCCACCGGCAGATCCGCCAGCACGTGGGCCAGGCGTGCGCCGTCGTAGCCGGCGTCCATGACGATCAAGATGTCCCCTTCGGTCTCCTTCCAGTGGCCAGCGGCAATCAACCGCTCGACAACGTCGCGTAGTTGGGTGGCAGTGACGGCGGTGGCGTCGTCGGCAGGCCCCAGGCGCACTGCGTCCAGCAGGGCGACCCAGGAGGTCCGCCCGCGCTCCACCGCTGCGACGAAGGAGTAGGGCCAGCCCGGCACGAACTGGTCACTGGCCCGGCCGCCCCGGCCGTAGCAGTGGCAGAACAGCCGATCGCTGCTGGTGGGGGTGTCGGGCCGCAGCCAGTTGGACACGTCCACAGCCAGCACGATCCGCCCGTCGGCCGCCCTCGGCAGCGGCAGGTTCGCGAGGGTGCGGCGCAGCCGTGTCGGCTCCAGCCAGCCCCGGTCCAGCGCGGCGTACAACGCGCCGTGCCCGCGCCGGTGCTCGACCGCCAGGCTGAGCTCGACCAGGGTCTTCACCGGACTGTCCACGCACAGCACTGCGTCGGTGAGCTCGAAGAGCGAGTCCGCACGGGCGTACAAGCAGTCGTAGAACTCAACTCGAAAGCGGGACAACAGGCCCAACGCGTCACCAGCGGACGGAACGAGGGGCAGACTCATATGCGGCGGCCGTTCTCTCGTGCTTCATGACTCGACATCTCGAAGCGTGGAGAACGGTCGCCCTCGTTGTCCCGGGAAGAACCGCAAACCAGCAGGTCGGGTGACCTGCGAGGTTAAATTTCAAGCTTAGGCACGGTGATGGTCTGGTTCGAGGAATTGGTCAGCCCATCAGAAGAGGAGTAGCTGGCCACGCCGCGAGGGTACTGACGGATCTGGATGTAGCAGTCTTCCACGTCGCTCTGCTGGTAGATGTGCGCGGTGACGGTGTTGCTGGTCCAGTTGGTCCAGGCGTAGCAACCCTGGCCGGCGGTGTCGAACTGCCGGGCCCAGTTGCCGCCGTACTGGATGTCCGACGCCGACGCCGAGGTAGGCGCGATGAGCAGCACCGCGCTACTGGTTGCAGCGATTAGACTGGTCTTCAGGGTCTTCGAGAGCCTGGCCATGAACTTCCCCCGATTCAGTTCGCCGGGTCGCTCCCGGCTCGATCTGTGTCCTGCGCCGCGAGATCTTTCCGGTAGGGGCCGCTAGGAGCAAGGCACTTTCGCGCCGCCGGCTTGTCTGGTTCAGCCCCACGTCCTGAGCTTGATCTTTAACCGGCGGCCGTTTGTTTCGCGAGATGAGCCTCGAGCGTGAGTTCGCGTTTTACGGTCTTCCCGACGTCGTAGCGGGGTGCTGGCCTGCGGTTCTTTGAGCCCGGCGGGCGCCCCGGGCCGGGGCGTGTCGGTTGCGGCACACCCGCCGGAGAGACGGTCTTCGCGTGGATGTGGCGGAACCCGCGTCGGACCCGGGCTGGCGTGAGCCTGTTCGGCGGCGCCGGCCGCTCCCAGGGGCGTCGTAGGTCGGCTGCGAGGGGGCGGGCCAGGCGGAGCTGGGTGTAGGCGACGATGACCAGCCAGGTCCACAGGTCTGCGCCGTCGGGGTGTCGGATCTTGGGTGCGGTCCAGCCCAAGGTCTGTTTCAGGAAGCGGAAGGTGTGTTCAAGATCGAATCTGCGCAAGAACGCCTGCCACCGCACATCCATCTCCGCGCTGGTCAGGGCGGCTGCCGAGGACCACAGCCACAGCGGCTTGGCCTCTCGTTCACCGGGCAGGCGCTCGACCTGCAGTCGGATCAACGTGCCGTGCAGCACGGGGAGTTCGGCGTCGGTGTACTCCAACCATGGTCCGCGACGCTGCAGCCGGGGGTGCATGTGATCCCACGCCAGCGCCTCGGCCTTGCCGTAGCGGGTGGTCTCGGTCCGGCTGGTGGCATCGGGAGTGTGCCAGGTCTCGGGGCGGGCGAAGGTGAGCACGCCGCCGTGGCGGCGCGGACGCCCGCCGCGGGCGGTGGAGCGGGGCGGGCCCGGATCGCGAAGCATGACGCGGTCCGAGCGCAGCCGCACCACGATCTCCACCGGCAGATCCGCCAGCACGTGGGCCAGGCGTGCGCCGTCGTAGCCGGCGTCCATGACGATCAAGATGTCCCCTTCGGTCTCCTTCCAGTGGCCAGCGGCAATCAACCGCTCGACAACGTCGCGTAGTTGGGTGGCAGTGACGGCGGTGGCGTCGTCGGCAGGCCCCAGGCGCACTGCGTCCAGCAGGGCGACCCAGGAGGTCCGCCCGCGCTCCACCGCTGCGACGAAGGAGTAGGGCCAGCCCGGCACGAACTGGTCACTGGCCCGGCCGCCCCGGCCGTAGCAGTGGCAGAACAGCCGATCGCTGCTGGTGGGGGCGTCGGGCCGCAGCCAGTTGGACACGTCCACAGCCAGCACGATCCGCCCGTCGGCCGCCCTCGGCAGCGGCAGGTTCGCGAGGGTGCGGCGCAGCCGTGTCGGCTCCAGCCAGCCCCGGTCCAGCGCGGCGTACAACGCGCCGTGCCCGCGCCGGTGCTCGACCGCCAGGCTGAGCTCGACCAGGGTCTTCACCGGACTGTCCACGCACAGCACTGCGTCGGTGAGCTCGAAGAGCGAGTCCGCACGGGCGTACAAGCAGTCGTAGAACTCAACTCGAAAGCGGGACAACAGGCCCAACGCGTCACCAGCGGACGGAACGAGGGGCAGACTCATATGCGGCGGCCGTTCTCTCGTGCTTCATGACTCGACATCTCGAAGCGTGGAGAACGGTCGCCCTCGTTGTCCCGGGAAGAACCGCAAACCAGCAGGTCGGGTGACCTGCGAGGTTAAATTTCAAGCTGAGATGGGGCTCGGTGACGACACCCTTCGAGCCCGTCACCGCGACGGGCTCACCGCCTTCGAAGGCGCCCGGGAAGGGCGAAGACCCCGGCACCCGCCGGGGTCTCTCGCTCGATGGCGTCGGTTACTTGAACCAGTAGCGGACGCCGTGGTGGTGGGAGCAGGTGCCCGACGAGTGGGCGCTGTAGGAGAGCGTCCGGTCGGTGCACTGGGCGGTCTCGTAATTGTTGGCGGGCCGCTGGTGGTGGCTCCAGCCGCACAGGCCGGTAGTGTGGGCGACGCAGCGG
This genomic interval from Streptacidiphilus rugosus AM-16 contains the following:
- a CDS encoding NF041680 family putative transposase, which gives rise to MSLPLVPSAGDALGLLSRFRVEFYDCLYARADSLFELTDAVLCVDSPVKTLVELSLAVEHRRGHGALYAALDRGWLEPTRLRRTLANLPLPRAADGRIVLAVDVSNWLRPDAPTSSDRLFCHCYGRGGRASDQFVPGWPYSFVAAVERGRTSWVALLDAVRLGPADDATAVTATQLRDVVERLIAAGHWKETEGDILIVMDAGYDGARLAHVLADLPVEIVVRLRSDRVMLRDPGPPRSTARGGRPRRHGGVLTFARPETWHTPDATSRTETTRYGKAEALAWDHMHPRLQRRGPWLEYTDAELPVLHGTLIRLQVERLPGEREAKPLWLWSSAAALTSAEMDVRWQAFLRRFDLEHTFRFLKQTLGWTAPKIRHPDGADLWTWLVIVAYTQLRLARPLAADLRRPWERPAPPNRLTPARVRRGFRHIHAKTVSPAGVPQPTRPGPGRPPGSKNRRPAPRYDVGKTVKRELTLEAHLAKQTAAG
- a CDS encoding NF041680 family putative transposase; translated protein: MSLPLVPSAGDALGLLSRFRVEFYDCLYARADSLFELTDAVLCVDSPVKTLVELSLAVEHRRGHGALYAALDRGWLEPTRLRRTLANLPLPRAADGRIVLAVDVSNWLRPDTPTSSDRLFCHCYGRGGRASDQFVPGWPYSFVAAVERGRTSWVALLDAVRLGPADDATAVTATQLRDVVERLIAAGHWKETEGDILIVMDAGYDGARLAHVLADLPVEIVVRLRSDRVMLRDPGPPRSTARGGRPRRHGGVLTFARPETWHTPDATSRTETTRYGKAEALAWDHMHPRLQRRGPWLEYTDAELPVLHGTLIRLQVERLPGEREAKPLWLWSSAAALTSAEMDVRWQAFLRRFDLEHTFRFLKQTLGWTAPKIRHPDGADLWTWLVIVAYTQLRLARPLAADLRRPWERPAPPNRLTPARVRRGFRHIHAKTVSPAGVPQPTRPGPGRPPGSKNRRPAPRYDVGKTVKRELTLEAHLAKQTAAG
- a CDS encoding DUF3761 domain-containing protein, translated to MLRRTFAAVATAAAIALAPAAAAHASTALPATNTAHRCVAHTTGLCGWSHHQRPANNYETAQCTDRTLSYSAHSSGTCSHHHGVRYWFK